One part of the Funiculus sociatus GB2-C1 genome encodes these proteins:
- the sat gene encoding sulfate adenylyltransferase, protein MSLAPHGGQLINRIATPEQKQEFLDKADYLPRVQLDERATSDLELIAIGGFSPLTGFMEQADYDRVVMEMRLANGLPWSIPVTLSVDESVAANLKEGSLVRLDDPTGRFVGVLELTQKYRYDKTREAVNVYRTDDGKHPGVKVVYKQGEIHLAGSVWLLQRDPHPLFPNYQIDPVQSRAMFKEKGWKTIVGFQTRNPIHRAHEYIQKCALETVDGLFLHPLVGVTKDDDISAEIRMRCYEIILEHYYPLDRVILAINPSAMRYAGPREAIFHALIRKNYGCTHFIVGRDHAGVGDYYGTYDAQHIFDEFEPGELGITPMKFEHAFYCTRTQTMATTKTSPSAPGERIHLSGTKVREMLRRGELPPPEFSRPEVAAELARAMQVPEEAKKYEIASLKFEI, encoded by the coding sequence ATGAGCCTAGCACCTCACGGCGGTCAGCTAATTAATCGCATCGCTACACCGGAACAAAAACAAGAATTTCTCGATAAAGCCGACTATTTGCCCAGAGTGCAACTAGACGAAAGGGCGACATCGGATTTAGAACTGATTGCGATTGGGGGATTTAGTCCGCTAACTGGCTTTATGGAACAAGCCGACTACGATCGCGTAGTGATGGAAATGCGCCTTGCCAATGGTCTCCCGTGGTCAATTCCCGTCACGCTTTCGGTGGACGAGTCGGTAGCCGCAAATCTCAAAGAAGGCAGTTTGGTGCGTCTGGACGACCCGACTGGGCGCTTTGTCGGCGTTCTGGAACTAACGCAGAAATATCGCTACGACAAAACCCGCGAGGCCGTGAATGTTTATCGCACCGATGATGGAAAGCACCCAGGCGTTAAGGTTGTTTACAAGCAAGGAGAAATTCATCTTGCAGGATCAGTTTGGCTGTTGCAACGCGATCCTCATCCTTTATTCCCAAATTACCAAATAGATCCCGTTCAGTCTCGTGCCATGTTCAAGGAAAAGGGCTGGAAAACGATTGTCGGCTTCCAGACTCGCAACCCCATCCACAGGGCGCACGAATATATCCAGAAGTGTGCTTTAGAAACTGTAGATGGCTTGTTTTTGCATCCCTTGGTGGGAGTCACTAAAGACGATGACATCTCTGCTGAGATTCGGATGCGCTGCTACGAAATTATTCTGGAACACTACTATCCTCTAGACCGGGTAATTCTGGCAATTAATCCATCTGCGATGCGCTACGCTGGCCCCAGAGAGGCGATTTTCCATGCCCTAATTCGCAAGAATTACGGCTGTACTCACTTCATCGTTGGACGCGACCATGCGGGTGTCGGCGATTACTATGGAACTTACGATGCTCAGCACATTTTTGATGAGTTTGAACCGGGTGAATTGGGCATCACGCCGATGAAGTTTGAACACGCCTTCTACTGTACGCGCACTCAGACGATGGCGACGACGAAGACAAGTCCCAGCGCTCCTGGTGAACGCATTCACCTGTCGGGGACGAAGGTACGGGAAATGTTGCGGCGCGGTGAATTGCCACCACCAGAGTTTTCTCGCCCAGAAGTCGCAGCAGAATTGGCAAGGGCGATGCAGGTACCAGAGGAAGCAAAAAAATATGAGATTGCAAGTTTAAAATTTGAGATTTGA
- a CDS encoding caspase family protein: protein MGLKRRSFLQRAGMALLALGVSETALSLLLGDQSLAVPLLDRYYQALAQPNGRKLALLVGINQYPHTTETKVASLFGCVTDVELQRELLIHRFGFHPSDILTLTDAQATRQNIETAFLEHLTAQASSGDVVLFHFSGYGSRVGRMKDEDDSLIQNPNSRIQNSLVPVDGVLSTKGTVANDLLEETLFLLLRSLATDQVTTVLDTSYSDGDTVLQGNLRIRTCPETVLAQQASDEELAFQEELRSRLKSSPEALNKLLSGETPGIVLAAAGPNQPATEARWGGFSAGLFTYALTQHLWQATSPTTVQVSFNRAAGVVEQLVGKEQQPQLMGQKSNEQYALAYNLTPEIGIGADGVITAVEEGGKFLHLWLAGLPAPIWEYYGVNSLLVVNSNQLSTPNNEQPVQVQIRFKEGLTAKARVVFGSETSNLQVGQLVQESIRVLPRNIGLTVALDTKLERIERVDATSAFANVSSVSSVVTAGEQPADYLFGKVETTDSAGSYALFSPGRDLIFNTAGEPTEAVKIAVNRLTPKLKTLLAAKLWRLTANEGSSRLPIAATLEMISPTEQVLLQRETLRRTQETNLDSINTQNSKLSALAGIPTLPIGSRVQYRIQNYSDRPIYFILLGIDSSGSGIAYYPPSFPTPDALEPNPTAAATAALQDVVIPAGATLTVPQPPSLEWAISAPAGPAEIHLFASRAPFTQTLAAMSSGRRSQREGVSELFNPLVVARALLQDLHQASALVKQNAIASVSGENIGISSDSYALDVNAWATLSFVYQVG from the coding sequence ATGGGATTGAAGCGGCGGAGTTTTCTGCAACGAGCGGGAATGGCGCTTTTGGCGCTGGGCGTAAGTGAAACGGCGCTATCTCTTCTACTGGGGGATCAAAGCCTAGCGGTGCCTCTGCTGGATCGCTATTATCAAGCGCTGGCACAACCGAATGGGCGAAAGTTGGCGCTACTTGTGGGAATTAACCAGTACCCCCATACCACGGAGACGAAAGTAGCGTCTCTTTTCGGTTGCGTGACGGATGTGGAACTGCAACGGGAACTTTTGATTCACAGGTTTGGCTTTCACCCCAGCGATATTTTGACGCTGACGGATGCTCAGGCAACGCGCCAAAATATTGAAACTGCTTTCCTTGAGCATTTGACAGCACAAGCTTCATCAGGTGATGTGGTGCTGTTCCACTTCAGCGGCTACGGTAGCCGCGTGGGAAGGATGAAGGATGAAGATGATTCTTTAATCCAAAATCCAAATTCTAGAATCCAAAATTCCTTAGTGCCAGTGGATGGCGTTTTGTCAACCAAAGGAACAGTAGCGAATGATTTGTTGGAAGAGACGCTGTTTTTGCTGTTGCGATCGCTTGCCACTGACCAAGTGACAACGGTACTCGATACCAGTTACAGTGACGGCGATACCGTCCTCCAGGGCAACCTGCGGATTCGCACTTGCCCGGAAACGGTCTTAGCGCAGCAAGCCAGCGACGAGGAACTAGCTTTTCAGGAAGAATTGCGATCGCGTCTCAAGTCTTCGCCAGAAGCACTCAACAAGCTGCTATCCGGCGAAACGCCTGGAATTGTTCTGGCGGCAGCTGGCCCTAATCAGCCAGCAACTGAGGCGCGTTGGGGCGGTTTTAGCGCCGGATTATTCACCTACGCCCTAACTCAACATCTCTGGCAAGCAACCTCACCCACGACGGTTCAGGTTAGCTTCAATCGGGCTGCTGGAGTTGTCGAACAACTGGTAGGTAAAGAGCAACAGCCCCAGCTAATGGGTCAAAAAAGTAACGAGCAATATGCGCTTGCCTATAATTTGACGCCTGAAATCGGTATTGGTGCGGATGGTGTGATTACGGCCGTGGAAGAAGGCGGCAAATTCTTACACTTGTGGCTGGCAGGATTACCAGCACCCATTTGGGAATATTACGGAGTAAATTCTCTGTTGGTGGTTAACAGCAATCAACTATCAACTCCGAACAATGAACAACCGGTACAAGTGCAAATTCGTTTTAAGGAGGGTTTGACTGCCAAGGCGCGAGTTGTTTTTGGGTCAGAAACGTCTAATTTACAAGTCGGGCAACTGGTACAAGAATCCATCCGCGTATTGCCCCGGAATATCGGCTTGACTGTGGCTCTAGATACCAAACTAGAACGAATTGAGCGCGTAGATGCAACCAGTGCCTTTGCCAATGTTAGTTCTGTCTCATCGGTTGTCACAGCAGGCGAACAACCCGCAGATTATTTGTTTGGCAAAGTCGAGACTACCGACTCGGCGGGCAGCTATGCACTATTTTCTCCCGGCCGGGATCTGATTTTCAACACAGCTGGAGAACCGACTGAAGCGGTAAAAATAGCTGTTAATCGTTTAACGCCGAAACTGAAAACACTGCTGGCGGCTAAGTTATGGCGTTTGACGGCAAATGAAGGGTCTTCTCGTCTCCCAATTGCGGCGACGTTGGAAATGATTTCTCCTACAGAACAGGTGCTGCTGCAACGAGAAACTTTGCGGAGGACGCAGGAAACTAATCTTGATTCAATCAATACCCAAAATTCAAAACTTTCCGCCCTTGCAGGCATCCCCACTTTACCAATTGGTAGCCGCGTCCAGTACCGAATTCAAAACTATAGCGATCGCCCGATTTATTTCATACTACTCGGCATCGATAGCAGCGGCTCTGGCATCGCCTATTATCCCCCGTCATTTCCCACTCCAGATGCCCTGGAACCCAACCCGACGGCGGCAGCAACCGCTGCCCTACAAGATGTTGTTATTCCGGCGGGGGCAACTCTGACGGTGCCACAACCTCCATCATTGGAATGGGCGATCTCAGCCCCGGCAGGGCCTGCGGAAATTCATCTGTTCGCCAGTCGCGCACCCTTTACCCAAACCCTTGCTGCCATGTCCTCTGGGCGGCGTTCCCAGCGCGAAGGAGTGTCCGAATTGTTTAACCCGCTAGTCGTGGCGCGGGCCTTGCTGCAAGATTTACATCAAGCTAGTGCGTTAGTTAAGCAAAACGCGATCGCGTCTGTGTCTGGAGAAAATATTGGTATATCCTCTGACAGCTATGCTTTAGATGTCAATGCCTGGGCAACTCTCAGCTTTGTTTATCAAGTAGGTTGA
- a CDS encoding TPR end-of-group domain-containing protein produces MKINKQVALALSFLFLSAAAAVAQPQPAATTLSVQEQQEVERLRLELEIRDRVQSEVDRAFSRTTTLLNTLLFILTLFPIVAAVGVFFLRRSVINQIVSGTQNQLEQIREKFATQLEEQVTANLKNLTDNTQVESDSLLKLNNLISEAQAVLGELKEQKIIVSQEFETLRYNHYYDPQIETINSEDQNHLSEFTLDAQSDLAVPIQELDANANQILNANDYLIQGNAYFSEGRYLEANQSYNAAVKIEPNFSEARYNNSRCYAVQYRVNLAIGNLQWAIDIEPNYKEMAKADSAFDAIRSDAQFKKLISE; encoded by the coding sequence ATGAAGATCAATAAGCAAGTTGCCCTGGCGCTTTCCTTCCTTTTTCTATCTGCTGCTGCTGCCGTTGCCCAACCTCAGCCTGCTGCCACAACCCTATCGGTTCAGGAACAGCAGGAAGTGGAACGATTGCGGCTTGAGTTGGAAATACGTGATCGCGTACAATCGGAAGTTGACCGCGCCTTTAGCCGCACCACAACTTTACTCAATACTTTACTATTTATATTAACTTTGTTTCCGATTGTGGCAGCTGTCGGCGTTTTTTTTCTACGTCGCAGTGTTATTAACCAAATAGTTTCTGGAACCCAAAATCAATTAGAGCAAATTCGAGAAAAATTTGCCACCCAACTAGAGGAACAAGTAACTGCTAACTTAAAAAATCTCACTGACAATACCCAAGTAGAATCTGACAGTCTTCTGAAACTAAACAACCTAATTTCAGAAGCTCAAGCTGTATTGGGAGAACTTAAAGAACAGAAAATTATTGTATCTCAAGAATTTGAAACACTGAGGTACAACCATTATTATGATCCACAAATTGAAACCATAAACTCTGAGGATCAAAATCACCTTTCGGAATTTACTTTAGATGCTCAATCTGATTTAGCAGTGCCAATTCAAGAATTGGATGCCAATGCTAACCAAATTTTAAATGCCAATGATTATTTAATCCAAGGAAATGCTTATTTTTCTGAAGGTCGTTATCTAGAGGCGAATCAATCTTATAACGCGGCTGTTAAGATTGAACCAAACTTTTCTGAAGCTCGGTATAACAACTCTCGTTGTTATGCGGTGCAATACCGGGTAAATTTAGCAATAGGTAATCTACAATGGGCAATTGATATTGAGCCTAATTATAAAGAAATGGCAAAAGCTGACTCTGCTTTTGATGCGATTCGCTCCGACGCTCAATTTAAAAAGTTGATTA